In Leptospirillum ferriphilum, the following proteins share a genomic window:
- a CDS encoding glycoside hydrolase family 57 protein codes for MMAYSSRLIWVLHAHLPYVRHPEHPVFLEENWFFEAMIETYLPLAMMMDRLSGEGVHWKLTMTLSPPLLSMMTDELLMERFSDRLRLLCDLAEKEGERTRGSRWESVAGFYRERLGGLHHYWENSLGRNLVARFQDHVRSGNLDGLTCGATHGFLPLLSVVPETVEAQIAVGVQTFSRIMGEKPKGIWVPECAYFDGLDEVLARHGLSYFFMESHGLMYADPTPPSGVYAPMRTPAGLTAFARDPDSSKQIWSQEEGYPGDFVYRDFYRDIGYDLPYDYIRPYLHTDGPRGMTGFKYHRITGKTEDKDIYDPKTARDRAFAHARDFVQRKELQARQLSSSGDWIPTVVCPFDAELFGHWWFEGVDFLEGLFRGADPSSVIEFTNPSRLLSESHWESEGSPEPSSWGVNGYYEVWLNGSNEWIWPLMTDAGREMVRIAHQEKDAEGYRKDILNQMARELLLAQSSDWPFLMKTGTAVSYAVRRVKDHLFHFRVLREMLLHGPFRQEILEEIRGKSPLFPDIDFHLFTSMAR; via the coding sequence ATGATGGCCTATTCTTCCCGACTGATTTGGGTCTTGCACGCGCATCTTCCCTATGTGCGTCATCCTGAGCATCCGGTGTTTCTGGAGGAAAACTGGTTTTTTGAGGCCATGATCGAGACATATCTTCCTCTGGCCATGATGATGGACCGTCTCTCCGGTGAAGGGGTCCACTGGAAGCTCACGATGACGTTGTCCCCTCCACTCCTGTCCATGATGACAGATGAATTGTTGATGGAACGGTTTTCGGACCGGCTTCGTCTCTTGTGCGATCTGGCGGAGAAGGAAGGGGAGAGAACACGGGGTTCACGATGGGAATCTGTCGCAGGATTCTATCGGGAGCGGCTCGGAGGATTACATCACTATTGGGAAAACAGTCTGGGACGAAACCTCGTTGCAAGATTCCAGGATCATGTCCGTTCAGGAAATCTTGACGGCTTGACATGCGGTGCAACGCACGGTTTCCTCCCCCTTTTGTCGGTGGTCCCCGAAACCGTTGAGGCCCAGATTGCTGTCGGCGTTCAGACTTTTTCCCGTATCATGGGAGAAAAACCAAAAGGGATATGGGTGCCTGAATGCGCCTATTTTGATGGTCTCGACGAAGTTCTTGCCCGACATGGACTTTCCTATTTTTTTATGGAATCTCACGGGCTCATGTATGCGGATCCCACCCCTCCGTCGGGCGTCTACGCTCCGATGAGGACTCCAGCAGGACTCACGGCCTTCGCAAGAGACCCGGATTCTTCCAAGCAGATCTGGAGTCAGGAAGAAGGGTACCCGGGCGATTTTGTTTATCGGGATTTTTATCGGGATATCGGCTATGACCTCCCCTACGACTATATCCGTCCGTATCTGCATACCGATGGACCCCGGGGAATGACGGGATTCAAGTACCACCGGATTACAGGAAAGACCGAAGACAAGGATATCTATGATCCGAAAACGGCGAGAGACCGGGCATTCGCTCATGCAAGGGATTTCGTGCAGAGGAAAGAATTGCAGGCGAGACAATTGTCTTCGTCCGGGGACTGGATACCGACAGTGGTCTGTCCGTTTGATGCCGAACTTTTTGGGCACTGGTGGTTTGAAGGGGTCGATTTTCTGGAAGGACTCTTTCGAGGGGCGGACCCATCATCGGTCATCGAGTTCACCAATCCCTCCCGTCTTTTATCGGAAAGTCACTGGGAGTCGGAGGGGAGCCCGGAACCGTCCTCCTGGGGAGTCAATGGATATTACGAAGTCTGGCTCAATGGCTCCAATGAATGGATTTGGCCATTGATGACGGATGCAGGACGGGAAATGGTTCGGATCGCCCATCAGGAAAAAGATGCGGAAGGGTATCGGAAAGACATCCTGAACCAGATGGCGCGTGAATTATTATTGGCCCAAAGCTCGGACTGGCCATTCCTGATGAAAACGGGAACAGCCGTCTCCTATGCAGTCCGGAGAGTAAAGGATCATCTTTTTCATTTTCGTGTCCTGAGGGAAATGCTCCTTCATGGACCTTTCAGACAGGAAATTTTGGAGGAAATCCGGGGAAAGAGTCCTCTCTTCCCCGATATCGATTTCCATCTCTTTACCAGTATGGCACGTTAA
- a CDS encoding class II fructose-bisphosphate aldolase: protein MNESINTGEKFREQYRLVADFSGNEPVVTDLERFRTRYLTNAIQDLLFQEDRVARKMSFELIRSAFQQSGAWSESIDPLYRAIGKSEVGGFTVPAINIRGLTFETARAVFRAIRSIDGGPVVFELAKSEIGYTGQRPMEYAGLIMAAAFQEKVQGPVFIQGDHYQVNASRYREAPEKEIEDLKYLIQESLDAGYGNIDIDASTLVRLEPEDLREQQRENGRVTAQLTHFIRQISTGAGREKDHPVSVGGEIGEVGKENSTPAELESFMEVYQEHLAHLGQREEGISKISVQTGTSHGGVPLADGSIKKVALDFGALEALSRLARERYRMGGAVQHGASTLPEEMFDQFPKVGTLEIHLATGFQNLLLDHPLFPKELYQKAVAYLKEAHKKEWKEGETEEQFVYKNRKRIFGPFKKDLSLLPEKTVKEIMQSMEERFILIFKKLGLAGTRSVIDRYFPGGE from the coding sequence ATGAATGAATCCATCAATACGGGAGAAAAATTTCGGGAACAGTATCGGCTTGTTGCGGATTTTTCAGGAAACGAACCGGTCGTCACTGATCTTGAACGGTTTCGCACCCGATATCTCACAAATGCGATTCAGGATCTTCTCTTTCAGGAAGACAGGGTCGCACGAAAAATGTCGTTTGAACTGATCCGCTCTGCTTTTCAGCAGTCCGGAGCCTGGTCGGAGTCTATCGATCCTCTTTATCGGGCGATTGGAAAAAGCGAGGTAGGAGGGTTCACTGTCCCCGCAATCAATATTCGGGGGCTGACCTTTGAAACTGCTCGCGCAGTGTTTCGTGCCATCCGTTCGATTGACGGAGGTCCCGTCGTTTTCGAGCTTGCCAAATCGGAAATCGGCTATACAGGACAAAGACCCATGGAGTATGCGGGTCTGATTATGGCGGCGGCTTTTCAGGAAAAGGTTCAGGGACCGGTTTTTATTCAGGGGGATCACTATCAGGTCAATGCGTCCCGTTATCGGGAAGCGCCGGAAAAAGAGATTGAAGATCTGAAGTATCTGATTCAGGAGTCTCTGGATGCCGGGTACGGAAATATCGACATCGATGCTTCGACGCTGGTTCGGCTGGAACCAGAAGACCTTCGGGAGCAACAGAGGGAAAATGGAAGAGTCACGGCCCAGTTGACGCATTTTATCCGGCAGATATCGACGGGAGCCGGACGAGAAAAAGATCACCCCGTGTCTGTCGGCGGAGAAATCGGGGAGGTTGGAAAAGAGAATTCCACGCCTGCCGAACTCGAATCGTTCATGGAAGTCTATCAGGAACATCTGGCCCATCTGGGACAGAGAGAGGAAGGTATTTCGAAGATCAGTGTCCAGACAGGGACTTCGCATGGAGGTGTTCCACTGGCGGACGGTTCGATCAAGAAAGTCGCTTTGGATTTTGGGGCTCTTGAAGCCTTGTCGCGTCTGGCCCGGGAACGTTACCGCATGGGGGGCGCGGTCCAGCATGGTGCGTCGACTCTGCCGGAAGAGATGTTCGACCAGTTTCCAAAGGTCGGCACATTGGAAATTCATCTGGCGACAGGATTCCAGAACCTTCTGCTGGATCACCCTCTTTTTCCCAAGGAGCTCTACCAAAAGGCTGTCGCCTATTTGAAAGAAGCGCACAAAAAAGAATGGAAGGAAGGAGAGACAGAAGAACAGTTTGTCTACAAGAACCGAAAAAGAATTTTTGGACCATTCAAGAAGGACCTTTCTCTTCTCCCTGAAAAAACGGTGAAAGAAATCATGCAATCCATGGAGGAGCGGTTCATCCTGATCTTCAAAAAGCTGGGGCTTGCCGGCACCCGTTCGGTCATCGACAGGTATTTCCCGGGAGGTGAATGA
- the galT gene encoding galactose-1-phosphate uridylyltransferase: MPELRKDPVIGRWVIIATSRGLRPTDFSVEKIEYHYQVCPLCPGQEEKTPPEVLSYRSAGSLPNTTGWNLRVVPNKFPALQVEGNLDREGIGLYDRMNGIGAHEVVIETPEHRKMMAEFSEKQMEDVLWAYRDRILDLKKDSRFRYIMIFKNYGEAAGASLEHSHSQLIALPIVPTVVVEEIVGAKSHYEEKERCIFCDIVRQELADGSRIVFENQEFLAITPFAPKFPFEVWLLPKKHSARYEEGQKAQFEALARIFLDVLRRLNKALQNPPYNFILHTSPLQEKADDYYHWHFEIMPTLTRVAGFEWGTGFYINPTPPEEAARFLREIDLSD; this comes from the coding sequence ATGCCGGAACTCAGGAAGGATCCCGTCATCGGGAGATGGGTCATTATCGCGACAAGTCGAGGTCTGCGTCCAACAGATTTTTCTGTTGAGAAAATCGAATATCACTATCAGGTCTGTCCCCTTTGTCCGGGGCAGGAAGAGAAAACACCCCCGGAAGTTCTTTCTTACCGATCGGCAGGTTCGCTCCCAAATACCACGGGATGGAACCTTCGCGTCGTTCCGAACAAGTTTCCCGCGTTACAGGTGGAGGGGAATCTGGACCGCGAAGGCATTGGCCTTTACGACAGGATGAACGGTATCGGAGCTCACGAAGTTGTCATTGAAACACCGGAACATCGGAAAATGATGGCGGAGTTTTCGGAAAAGCAGATGGAAGACGTTCTCTGGGCCTATCGGGACCGGATTCTGGACCTGAAGAAAGACAGCCGGTTTCGCTACATTATGATTTTTAAGAATTATGGAGAAGCGGCAGGAGCTTCTCTTGAACACAGCCACAGCCAATTGATTGCACTTCCCATCGTCCCGACTGTCGTGGTGGAGGAAATCGTTGGCGCCAAAAGTCATTATGAAGAAAAAGAAAGATGTATTTTTTGCGATATTGTCCGGCAGGAACTGGCGGACGGATCACGAATCGTTTTTGAAAATCAGGAGTTTCTGGCGATCACCCCGTTCGCTCCTAAATTCCCTTTCGAAGTCTGGCTTCTTCCCAAGAAACATTCCGCCCGATACGAAGAAGGACAAAAGGCGCAGTTTGAGGCCTTGGCCCGCATTTTCCTTGATGTCTTGCGACGTCTGAACAAGGCTCTTCAGAATCCTCCCTATAATTTTATTCTCCACACGTCTCCGCTACAGGAAAAAGCGGATGACTATTATCACTGGCATTTTGAAATTATGCCGACACTGACACGTGTCGCAGGCTTTGAGTGGGGAACGGGTTTCTACATCAATCCCACTCCTCCTGAAGAAGCAGCCCGTTTTTTACGGGAAATTGATTTGTCGGATTGA